TCCACTCATGAGACACTATGCAGCTTTTTCCCACATCGACCTGTCGATTGACCTGATGAACCAAGCATCCGCATTTCTTATTGGTGAAAAGAATTTCAAATCATTCACGAAATATGCGGATCAGCGAAAGCGCTTCGTTTGCGGTGTGACAAAGGCGGAATGGAGGGGAAAAAGAGGAAACAGGAGGGAGGAACCGGAAGTCGGTGAATCAGGGGCCGTTCCCCTATCTCCTGGCTCTGTGCTTGTTTTCGAGATAGAAGCTGATCGGTTTCTTCATGGAATGGTAAGGGCCATTGTGGGGACATTGATAGATGTAGGCCGCATGAAAATATCAGTCGAAGGTTTTAAGAATATTTTGAATTGTGAGGACCGCTCCATGGCACGAATGTCCGCGCCGGCATGCGGTTTGTGCCTCGAAGAGGTAAGATATGGGCTTGATATTTGGCGACAAAAATGAAAACTGGCACATCCAGTTTCAAAAATCTCCTTCACATGTTACCGCAAGGTAATTTTTATATTGGCACGGAAAATTTTTCTTTAGACCTACCTTTAAAAAACACTATTTCTGCGGAAAAATACTGTTTAGCAACGTTAGCGTTATCGGCACCGCAGTTGCAGATATATTGAAGCATTTGCTTGGAAATTGCCCAAAACGGCCGAAAAAGCTTGACTTTCTGAGAGAATGGAATCTATATTCGGTTGTGAAATGGCAATGAAGAATTTCTTATCATTTATAAAAACCCTAAGGAGGTTAGTATGGGACAACAACAACTTCTTCTGATTGTTCTAGGAGTAATCATCGTGGGTATCGCCATAGCGGTCGGTATCTCGATGTTCAAGAGCAACGCACAAACGTCGAACCGTGATCAACTCATTAACGACTTGAATAACCTTGCG
The sequence above is a segment of the Candidatus Acidiferrales bacterium genome. Coding sequences within it:
- the truA gene encoding tRNA pseudouridine(38-40) synthase TruA, whose product is MRNIALLVEYDGTAYNGWQIQKNGRSIQATIEKALSKILQEKIKIIGAGRTDAGVHAAGQVANFHARSNMEAVKIAYALNGILPQDIAIRKAADVSDDFHSRFDAKSRVYVYRITRRKAPLMRHYAAFSHIDLSIDLMNQASAFLIGEKNFKSFTKYADQRKRFVCGVTKAEWRGKRGNRREEPEVGESGAVPLSPGSVLVFEIEADRFLHGMVRAIVGTLIDVGRMKISVEGFKNILNCEDRSMARMSAPACGLCLEEVRYGLDIWRQK